The Pseudomonas sp. B21-023 genomic interval TTGAAGTAATAGCCCCAGGTGATGCGCATGCCTTTGCGCTCCAGCACGTGCAGCCAGAGCAGCGTGGCGAGGCTGCCGATGGGGGTGATTTTCGGGCCGAGGTCGCAGCCGATGACGTTGGCGTAGATCATCGCCTCGCGTACCAGCCCTTGCGCCTCGCTGGCCTGGATAGACAAAGCGCCGATCAGCACGCTGGGCATGTTGTTCATGACCGAGGACAGCAATGCAGCGATCAGCCCGGTGCCGATGGCGGCACTCCACAGCCCTTGCTGCGCAAGGCGGTCGAGCAGGTGGGTGAGCATGTCGGTGAGGCCGGCGTTCTTCAGCCCGTATACCACCAGGTACATACCGAGAGAAAAGATCACCACCTGCCAGGGTGCTTCGCGCAGCACACGCCGGGTCGAGATGCGGTGGCCACGGGCGGCGACGGTAAACAGGATCGCTGCACAAGTTGCTGCTACCGCACTGATCGGGATACCCAGTGGTTCCAGAGCGAACAGGCCGATCAGCAACACCAGCAGCACCCAGCCACCAACCTTGAAGGTTGCGCGGTCATGAATTGCCTCGTTTGGCATCTTCAGGGCCGCGAGCGCGTACTGTCTCGGGATATCACGGCGGAAGAACAGGAACAGCACCAGCAGGGTTGCCGACACACTGGCGAGATTCACTGGCACCATCACCGAAGCGTATTCGCTGAAGCCCAGCTTGAAGTAGTCGGCCGAGACGATGTTCACCAGGTTGGAGACCACCAACGGCAGGCTCGCCGTGTCGGCGATGAAACCGGCCGCCATGACGAAGGCCAGTGTCGCGGCGGGCGAGAAACGTAGCGCGAGCAGCATCGACATGACGATAGGTGTGAGGATCAGCGCCGCACCATCGTTGGCGAACAGCGCCGACATGGCGGCGCCGAGTAGCACACAAAAGGCGAACAGGCGATAGCCGCTGCCGTTTGCCCAGCGCGCCACGTGCAGCGCGGCCCACTCGAAGAAACCGGCCTCATCCAGCAGCAGGCTGATGATGATGACGGCGATGAAGGTGACGGTGGCGTTCCAGACGATGGCCCACACAGTCGGGATGTCATGCAGCGAAACGGCGCCTGCCGCCAGGGCGATGAGGGCACCGAGCGCTGCGCTCCAGCCAACGCCAAGCCCCTTCGGCTGCCAGATGACCAGGATGAGGGTAAAAACGAAGACTGCAATCGCTACCAGCATGATGACCTCGTACAGTGATGATCAGCAGCAGGCAGCGTCACGAACGGGGCGACCGTCCATGTTCTGCAGACGCAGGGTGTTTTCTGCCAACCATTGCCTGTTGGCCTGCAGTGTCGCCTGCAAGATCTCGTGTACCCAGGCGGGCAGGTCCGGGTTGAGGCGGTAGTACACCCATTGCCCTTGGCGGCGGTCCAGCAGCAGGCCACTGCTGCGCAGCTGCGCCAGGTGGCGACTGATCTTCGGCTGGCTGTCGTTCAGCGCGCACATCAGCTCACAGACACATAGCTCACCGAGACTGGCAATCAGCAGGCTGGCGCGAGCACGGGTTTCGTCAGACAGGCTCTTGAACACATCGGGCGGGGTTATCATGGCTGCACCAATACATATGGAAATCCAAATATACGGATCCCCATATGTATTTTGCAAGCGTCCACGGGCGTTCAGGCGTGCCAGGGGTGATCGTATTCGCGGTACAACCATCGATCAGGCTGATGATTACTATCGAGCGCCCCGCCTGTCGGCTTGGCAAAACCGTCTCTTATAATCGCCAACCATTTTTTCCGCTCCCCGGTCCGCCCCAGGCGGCATCCCCCCATGGAATCCAACACCATGCCCAGTGTCACTCCGCCGTCTCACGGCCGTCCCGAACACAGTCAACAAAGCGTCAGCCAACAGTGGCTGGCGATTCTCTCGGTCGCCGTGGGCGCCTTCGCCCTGGTCACCAGTGAGTTTCTCCCGGTGGGCGTACTCAACGATGTCGCCAGCGACCTGGGCATCAGCGCCGGCCAGGCCGGCCTGATGGTCACCCTGCCCGGCATCATGGCCGCCCTCGCCGCGCCCTTGCTGTCGGTGGGCATCGGCGCCCTGGACCGTCGCTACCTGCTGATCGGCCTGACGCTGATCATGATCCTCGCCAACGCCGTCGTGGCCTACGCCAGCGACTTCAGCCTGCTGCTGTTCGGCCGCGTGCTGCTGGGCATCAGCATCGGTGGTTTCTGGGCCACCGCCATTGCCCTCAGTGGCCGGCTGGCACCCAAGGGCGTGGGCGTGGCCCAGGCCACCTCGATCATCATGGTCGGCGTGACCCTGGCCACCGTGCTGGGCGTGCCGGTCGGCACCTGGCTGAGTGGCCTGATGGGCTGGCGCATGACCTTCCTGGCCACTGCGCTGGTAGGCGTGCCGGTGCTGCTGGCGCAAGTCTTCCTGCTGCCGCGGCTCACCCCTGACAAAGCCATTCGCATCAGCGACCTGCCGGCGCTGTTCGTCAATCCGCAAGCGCGGGTCGGGTTGATCGCGGTACTGCTGATCGGCTTGGCGCATTTTGCCGCCTATACCTATGTCGCACCGTTCTTCAAGCAAAGCGCCGGCTTCGATGGGCCGACCATCGGTTCGCTGCTGTTGCTGTACGGCGTGGCCGGGGTGATCGGCAACATCTTCGCCGGTTTCGCCGCCAACCGCAGCGTGCGCCACACCCTGTTGCTGGTCACCCTGATGATCGGCATCAGCACCGCCCTGTTCCCCTACTTCGCCACCGGCATGACCGGCGCCGCGATGCTGATCGCGCTGTGGGGCTTCGCCTTTGGTGCCTTCCCGGCCTGCGCCAGTATCTGGATGTTCGTGGTGGCACCCAAGGATGTCGAACGCGGCATGCCGCTGTTCGTCGCCATGTTCCAGGTGATCATCGCCTTGGGCTCGTTCTTCGGCGGGCGCATTGTCGATCAGCTCGGTACCGCGGTGCTGTTGAGCCTGGCCACGGCCCTGGTGGGCTGCGGTTTTGTCGCGGTACTGGTGCTCGGGCGCAACGTCTCCAATCGGATGGCGGCGCAGCCTTGCTGACCGATCGCGGTAGATGACACTGGGCAGCAGCTGGCCTCAGGAGGACACGAGCGGCAAGGCGAACACCTCGATGTGCGGTATGGTTGCACGATCGCTACGGCGTTGCCGATCAACGCCGCGCCCTTCCGGAGACCAGCATGCTGCGTGTTTTTGAACGATGGCTCGACCCCTTCCCGCCTGATGAAATACCACCGCCACCGCTAGGCCTGCTGCGCTTCTTGTGGGCCTGCACGCGGGGCGCGCGCGGGTACCTCCTGGCCCTCGCGCTGTTCAGTGCCGGCGTGTCGATCTATGAAGCCTGGCTGTTTTCCTTCCTTGGCCAGGTGGTCGACCTGCTTCCCGCCTGGCAGGCGGGTGGCGCAAGCGAACAGGAAAGCCGCGTGCTCTGGAGCATCGGTATCGTCCTGCTGACCAGTATCGTGCTGGTGGCCCTGCGCACCCTGATGCAGCACCAGGTGCTGGCGATCAATCTGCCGCTGCGCCTGCGCTGGGATTTCCATCGGCTGATGCTGCGCCAGAGCCTGTCGTTCTTCTCCGACGAGTTTTCCGGCCGGGTCACCACCAAGGTGATGCAGACCGCGCTGGCCGTGCGCGAGGTGTTGTTCACCCTGATCGAGGTCCTGCCCGGCATCGGCGTGTACTTCATCGCCATCATCGCCCTGGCCGGCGGCTTCGCCCTGCAACTGATGCTGCCGTTCCTTGCCTGGGGTGCCCTGTTCGGGCTGGCCATGCTGTACTTCGTGCCGCGCCTGGGCAAGGTCGGCCAGGAGCAGGCTCATGCGCGGTCGTCGATGACCGGGCGCATCTCCGATGCCTACACCAACATCACCACGGTGAAACTGTTCTCCCATTCCAAACGCGAAGCACACTTTGCGCGGGCGGCGATGGAGGACTTCAAGCTCACCGGCTTTCGCCAGATGCGCCTGGTCAGCCAGTTCGAGATCGTCAACCAGGCGCTGGTGGTCGGCTTGATCCTGGGGGCCGGCGGCTATGCCCTGTGGCTCTGGCACCAGGGCCAGGTTGGCGCGGGCGCCGTGGCGGCGGTCACGGCCATGGCCCTGCGGATCAACGGCATGTCGCACTGGATCATGTGGCAGATGACCTCCCTGTTCGAAAACATCGGCACCGTGCAGGACGGCATGGCCACCCTGACCCGCGGCCCCAAGGTGCAGGATGCGCCCGACGCCGGCACGCTGGTGACCCGCGGTGGCGCGGTGACCTTCGACAAGGTGAGCTTCAACTACAACGGCGAACGCCAGGTGCTCGATGACCTGACCCTGCACATTCGCCCCGGCGAAAAAGTCGGCCTGGTGGGCCGCTCCGGCGCCGGCAAATCCACGCTGATCAACCTGCTGCTGCGCTTCTACGACGTCAACGACGGCGAGATCCGCATCGATGGGCAGAACATCGCCCAGGTCACCCAGGACAGCCTGCGCAGCGCCATCGGCATGGTCACCCAGGACACCTCGTTGCTGCACCGCTCCATCCGCGACAACATCGCCTATGGCCGCCCCGAAGCGACCGAGGCGCAGATCCGCAGCGCCGCGGCCAACGCCCAGGCCGATGGTTTCATCAGCCAGCTGAGCGATCGGCAAGGCCACAGCGGTTACGACACCCTGGTGGGCGAGCGTGGCATCAAGCTGTCCGGTGGTCAGCGACAGCGCATTGCCATTGCCCGGGTGATGCTCAAGAACGCGCCGATCCTGTTGCTCGACGAAGCCACCAGCGCCCTGGACTCGGAGGTTGAAGTCGCGATCCAGGAAAGCCTCGACGACATGATGCAGGGCAAGACCGTCATCGCCATCGCCCACCGTTTGTCCACGATCGCCGCCATGGACCGGCTCATCGTCATGGACGAGGGGCGCATCATCGAACAAGGCAGCCATGCCGAACTGCTCGACAGGAACGGCACCTATGCACGGCTGTGGCGGCATCAGAGCGGTGGTTTCCTGGGTGAGGACCAGGGGCTGGCGGAGGCAGTGGAGTAGCGGCGGGGCAACATCGTGAAAGTCGCGACCCGGAAAAATACTGCCCCCTACCCTCTAGCCACCGACAAGCTGCCCAGCCAGCCAGTCGATGAACGCCCGCACCGGCGGTCGTTCGAGCTTCTCCCTGCGGGCGACCACGTAATAGGCGAAACGCGACGGCCAGGGCCGGTCCAGGGCCACCTTCGCCTGGCTGCATATCGCAGCCCTGGTGGGCTTTGATTTCAGCGCCCACCGCCACCTGACGCGCTGGTACCGGCAGGTCGAACGGCGCCCGGCCGTGCAACGCGGTATCCGCCTCCCCGCCCCGGCCACCGGCCCGTGAACATGCTGACCCAAGGAGCAGTCATGAACACCACCCCGAACACCTGTGGCGCCAACGCCGACACCTTTCGCGAACATGCCGATGGCTGGCTCACCTACCCACACGCCACCCACGACAGGCACGGGCCGCTGCGCCTGGCGGCAAAAGTCCGCGCCTGGCGCGAAGCGATACCGGGTGGCGGTTTCCGCCCGCACATGACCAATGAATGGATCGACCTGGACGAAGACCCGCACTTTCCCCGAACGCCCCTGCAGGGCGGTTATGTGCTGCGCACAGGGCGCCATGGGCTGGTCGAACTGCTGGAGGAATGGCGCGAGGCCGGGGGGAACCACGCCGCGCTGGGATTGCAGATGGCCAGGCGTCCGGCGCAGGAGATCATCCAGGAGCTGGCCGAGGAGGTGTTGCCGTTGTTTCCGACGCTGCCAGAGCCGCAGCCTCATTCACAAAGCTGGTAGCACCAGGCAGCCGCAGAGCCTGTCCATCGCGGTATGTCGGGTGGCCCCAGCCATGGGCGCCACCAGACCTGCCCGACGTGGATCAGAATGCGTAGACCAACGTTGCCGTGGCACTGCGCGGGGTGCCGTACCACCCGCGCCCGCCGATCGCGGAGTAGTACTTCTCATCCAGCACGTTGTTGAGGTTCAAGGCGACGCTGGTCTGCGGCGTGAACGCGTACTGCGCCATCAGGTCGACCACACTGAAGGCGCCCTGGGTGAACGTCTCCTTGTTCGGGCCGGCGTTCTTCTTGTACTCCATGCCCTGCCAGCGCACGCCGCCGCCAATCTTCAACTGTGGCAAGGACTGCAGTTGGTAACTGGTGAACAGCTTGAAGGTATCGCGCGGTACTTCGGTGAGCAGGCGCTTGCCATCGGAATCCTCGGCCTGGGCATAGGTGTAGCTGGCGGAAACCTGCCAGTCAGGCAGGATCTGCCCCGCCATTTCCATCTCGAAACCACGGGTCTTGGTGCCAGATTCGGCGCGGTAGGCCTGGTCGCCGTTTGGTGCCAGCTTGTCGCCGTCGGCCACGGCCAGGTTGTCCTGCTGCACCTCGAAGACACTAAAGGCGGTGGTCAGGCGCTTGTCCCAGAACTCGCTCTTGATACCCAACTCGTAGTTCACGCCCTCCAGCGGCTCGATGTAGCCGCCACTGGCATCCTGCCTGCTCTGCGGCTTGAAGATCGCGGTATAGCTGGCGTACGCCGACCAGTTTTCGGCGAATTCGTAGACCAGCCCCACGTAAGGCGTGACAACCCCGGTTTCGCTGCGCGAGGTGCGCGTGGTGGCGCCGCTTGACAG includes:
- a CDS encoding arsenic transporter is translated as MLVAIAVFVFTLILVIWQPKGLGVGWSAALGALIALAAGAVSLHDIPTVWAIVWNATVTFIAVIIISLLLDEAGFFEWAALHVARWANGSGYRLFAFCVLLGAAMSALFANDGAALILTPIVMSMLLALRFSPAATLAFVMAAGFIADTASLPLVVSNLVNIVSADYFKLGFSEYASVMVPVNLASVSATLLVLFLFFRRDIPRQYALAALKMPNEAIHDRATFKVGGWVLLVLLIGLFALEPLGIPISAVAATCAAILFTVAARGHRISTRRVLREAPWQVVIFSLGMYLVVYGLKNAGLTDMLTHLLDRLAQQGLWSAAIGTGLIAALLSSVMNNMPSVLIGALSIQASEAQGLVREAMIYANVIGCDLGPKITPIGSLATLLWLHVLERKGMRITWGYYFKVGILLTLPVLLITLSALALRLSL
- a CDS encoding metalloregulator ArsR/SmtB family transcription factor, whose product is MITPPDVFKSLSDETRARASLLIASLGELCVCELMCALNDSQPKISRHLAQLRSSGLLLDRRQGQWVYYRLNPDLPAWVHEILQATLQANRQWLAENTLRLQNMDGRPVRDAACC
- a CDS encoding MFS transporter yields the protein MPSVTPPSHGRPEHSQQSVSQQWLAILSVAVGAFALVTSEFLPVGVLNDVASDLGISAGQAGLMVTLPGIMAALAAPLLSVGIGALDRRYLLIGLTLIMILANAVVAYASDFSLLLFGRVLLGISIGGFWATAIALSGRLAPKGVGVAQATSIIMVGVTLATVLGVPVGTWLSGLMGWRMTFLATALVGVPVLLAQVFLLPRLTPDKAIRISDLPALFVNPQARVGLIAVLLIGLAHFAAYTYVAPFFKQSAGFDGPTIGSLLLLYGVAGVIGNIFAGFAANRSVRHTLLLVTLMIGISTALFPYFATGMTGAAMLIALWGFAFGAFPACASIWMFVVAPKDVERGMPLFVAMFQVIIALGSFFGGRIVDQLGTAVLLSLATALVGCGFVAVLVLGRNVSNRMAAQPC
- a CDS encoding ABC transporter ATP-binding protein, whose translation is MLRVFERWLDPFPPDEIPPPPLGLLRFLWACTRGARGYLLALALFSAGVSIYEAWLFSFLGQVVDLLPAWQAGGASEQESRVLWSIGIVLLTSIVLVALRTLMQHQVLAINLPLRLRWDFHRLMLRQSLSFFSDEFSGRVTTKVMQTALAVREVLFTLIEVLPGIGVYFIAIIALAGGFALQLMLPFLAWGALFGLAMLYFVPRLGKVGQEQAHARSSMTGRISDAYTNITTVKLFSHSKREAHFARAAMEDFKLTGFRQMRLVSQFEIVNQALVVGLILGAGGYALWLWHQGQVGAGAVAAVTAMALRINGMSHWIMWQMTSLFENIGTVQDGMATLTRGPKVQDAPDAGTLVTRGGAVTFDKVSFNYNGERQVLDDLTLHIRPGEKVGLVGRSGAGKSTLINLLLRFYDVNDGEIRIDGQNIAQVTQDSLRSAIGMVTQDTSLLHRSIRDNIAYGRPEATEAQIRSAAANAQADGFISQLSDRQGHSGYDTLVGERGIKLSGGQRQRIAIARVMLKNAPILLLDEATSALDSEVEVAIQESLDDMMQGKTVIAIAHRLSTIAAMDRLIVMDEGRIIEQGSHAELLDRNGTYARLWRHQSGGFLGEDQGLAEAVE